The window ATAACGTGAATGATCAAGAACAAAAAGATTAACTTAAGCTTCAGTctgtttttttaatcattttaccaaaaagaaaaaaagaacaggaagatgactaataaaaaaagatacaaaCAGAGTACTGTAAAAAGGTGTTGATCACAATAGCAAATATTATAGTCTCAAAAATAgtcaactttatattaaatattagttaaaaataataaaatatataatattaataaatttcattttaaatataatttaatttttaaaaaatttatcattgCACATGGTTGCAGAAAAACACCtagtattatttgaatttcaaaaactaCGTGATGCACTAACTTTTTGTGACAAAACAAATTTAAGGAACTGGGCAAGAGATTGAGAGGAGGGATGTGGAGAGGTACAAAGAGTCTTCACTTCATGAGTTATAATGGAGCATTGAAGTGCCATTGTTGTAGTCGTAGGAGTTACACCGGTGAAGTTGGGTAGACGAACAGATTTGGACTCGCTGGAGACGTCTGAGGCAAATAGGCTAAAGAAAAGGAAGCGATAAGTTATACAATGGGCTGACTATTTTGATGGGTTTGGATGGTTCGAAACCCATCATCTAAACATTCGCGATGACGTGGCAGTTTGATTGGTGGAGAATATTTTGTCCTATGTGGCACTCTTAAGAAGCCTCAAAATTAGtagcttttatatagtaggatgtgTATGATTACATGGAAATAGATAATGCTTACCCCAACGTTCACCTAAATCTTGtataaacaaaattcaaaacactaatcactaaaccctagaataaaatataaactataaccTAAATATCAAAATGTGCAAATACTActtataaaacattattaaaatagaatagtaAAATAAAACTATCCATATTTTGATgagttagggtttatatttccttttaggatttagtgattagTTTTTTAGGTTTATTTTATGTACGGTTTGGGTTGACGTTTAGTGTAAGCATTATCTCATTCCATGTAATCATAgacatttcaaaatttgaacaatatgCTAGttcattacaaaaatataaaccttaaatccaaataaaatggaacaaaataaatagcataatacatattggtgaaattatgaaatgaaTATGCTTGCATTAAAGAAGTTAAATGCTAATCCCTACCTCAACCTccaccttctaaatactaaaccctaaatctcaatcactaaatcctaaacccaattATAAACtccaaattcaaatataaaatttaaatctaaatagaatggaacaaaataataGAATAATACTTATTggtaaaattatgaaatgtctATAATTGCAAATAAAAAGTTAATGATGTCTCCAAATTCAGATTGACTGTAGATAAATAGATGAAGATTAACGACATTAGAGAAAAAGGGTAGAAAAAACAACATTGTATGAATATCATTCCATCAACATCACATCacattatatttgttttatttgatatgtgataataaattatattctatttatgtttaatatattatttttctttacaaaattttatacaCATCAATATAAAACATATGTATACACCGATACAAAACTCATATCAACAGAACATGAAACAATAACGAACAAGATTGAACTCTCTTTTTTAAGCATCAAATGAAATATAACATTGTATATAGTATATTTCAATGTTAATAAACATGGCAAATAAGGGAACAATCAAATTTGAAAGAAAGACAATATATTCCATTtcataaaatagtatagaaaTACATTCCTTGTTCATCTCCTTCCTCGTCTTTGAACGCGAAATCAAAACTTACAGGTTTTAACGTTTCGTCTTCACTcaattgagaagatggatgcACGGAGCCGAAACGTCGTCGACCCAGGTGATACTCCTCGCCGCATCGGCTGTAACTGCAGCGGTGAGCTGGCGGGTTCAGAAGCAAAAAAGATTaagattttggaaaaaaaatttgatcaCAAAATACTCTCAAAAATCCCACATAGACAATTTCATCAACAATCTCACAAATCTGAGAAAAAACATATTCACCTtctccaaattaaaaaaaaaattacttgcaGATGGTGATTGAATATCAAAGAGCCAAATattaagaaattttattttctttttccttcGGGTTTCACCGATGGTGTTGAGGAGCAAAAATAGAATTATTATACAAAAGTGAATCCGTATATAGATGTACTAGGGAAATTGGTTATGTAGCTAATTAGTGTTTTTTTCATTGTCATACAACCCAATTTTCCtttaaattttatgtatttgttaattttaaatcCTAGATTTCATTTTGTAACACTTTATTATGTATCCATTTTATACACAACATGTCCACTATGTTACTTGTGGGGACTCAATGTTCAATGATCAAgcttaataataaacaaacaccttaataattttcaacagtAAGGCTGAAGAAGAGAAAACAACGAAAACAAAGTTGACCACACTACCTAACGATCAAATCgatcgaagaagaagacaaaccCCAAAACGAATTAAACCTTTCTGTAATGGAGAATTGAGAAACGAAGAGCAGATTGATTGAGAATGGTGGAGGGTTGGCGAAATGGGTTTCGCGAGGCGACGAACTCGAAGCCTCTGTTCGTGACGATCTACGCGACGGTGATCATCGGCGTCCTCGTCTCTTCCTTCTACGTCTTCTCCGCCATTTACTCTCCCACCAATGGCTCCACCTCCTGGctctcttctcctcctctctCCAGTAACCTCTCTGTTCGATTTAAAGTTGAAAACTTTTTGTTATGGGTTCGATTATTAGGTTGATAATTGATGCCTAGCTTAGATTTATTGAGGTTAGGTGCTCTAATCCATTGGTTCTTCTGATTGTGATTCGAGCTCACCGTTGACTTTTAATCTCAATGTTCGTTTGAAACAATGTGAGATGGGTATTGAGTTTTGATCACTTTAGTTGATTCTCATCGCAGCTTTTGTATATGATCAATACTGTACTTGGATCTGCATCTACTAGCATGCGAAAGttttcgtcttttttttttctttaagtctAGTGTTCTGCCATTTGAATGTTCTTATGGTATCAGGCTAGATAAGCTTTGCTTGAGCAGCAAGAAGTTTcaagttttcttctttttggtttattatGTACAATGTAttcatgagtttttttttttttgtagctgCTGGAAGAATCCGCCAACATCCACAAGAAAATGTGACGTTTCAGTCACCAGTTgtaccaccaccaccacgggCACTGCCACTGCCATCTCCGGAGGAAGCTGAAGGCAAATCATTGGGTAAAATCTGGgtgtctcctcctcgagacaaGAAGATGCCACCTCTTGAATCCTTTAAGCTGACGAAAGAGTTGTTTGGGGAAAGAGTGAAGGACAATGTCATAATAGTCACCTTTGGGAACTATGCTTTTATGGATTTCATCTTGACTTGGGTTAAACACTTGACTGATTTAGATATCTCCAATCTTCTAGttggtgagttttttttttcactttcctATGTGTTATTGTCAATTTTTCACTAAGTTAGTAACTTTATGTTATGTGGGGATTATTTATAGGTGCAATGGATACAAAGTTATTAGAGGCTTTGTACTGGAAAGGCGTTCCGGTGTTTGACATGGGAAGCCATATGAGCACAGTGGATGTTGGGTGGGGCTCTCCAACGTTTCACAAAATGGGAAGAGAGAAAGTTATTCTCATAGACTCTGTCTTGCCTTTTGGTTACGAGCTTTTAATGTGTGACACTGACATGGTGTGGCTCAAGGTACTGATTCAAGACACAATCAATACTTCCTTGGACCTTGATAGACTCTCTTCTGATAATTACTTATGTGACAGAACCCTCTCCCTTATTTGGCTCGGTACCCTGAAGCTGATGTTTTGACATCAAGCGACCAAGTTGTACCTACAGTGGTAGATGACAGTTTGGATATATGGCAACAAGGTAAGATCTTAGGTAGAGACATGCATTGCTCTCTAATCTGCTCACACGGCTACTAACTGTTCCTTATTTTTCTTGGACTTTGTAAGTTGGTGCTGCCTACAACATAGGAATATTCCATTGGCGGCCAACAGAACCTGCCAAAAAGTTGGCAAAAGAATGGAAAGAAATGCTCTTAGCTGATGATAAGGTTTGGGATCAAAATGGTTTCAATGAGATTGTGAGGAAACAGCTTGGTCCATCTGTGGATGGTGACAGCGGACTCTTCTATGCTTATGATGGGAATCTCAAGGTTGGGATTTTGCCTGCTAGCATCTTTTGCAGTGGTCACACTTACTTTGTTCAGGTACACCTTTCTCTACTTGCAAGTTCATGTTTTGGTAggtttttaatcttcttcttttgtggACAGTCCAATTTACTTATCTTTTCTGTTGTATAGGCTATGTATCAACAGCTCAGGCTAGAACCATATGCGTTGCATACAACGTTCCAGTATGCGGG is drawn from Brassica rapa cultivar Chiifu-401-42 chromosome A05, CAAS_Brap_v3.01, whole genome shotgun sequence and contains these coding sequences:
- the LOC103867343 gene encoding arabinosyltransferase XEG113, translated to MVEGWRNGFREATNSKPLFVTIYATVIIGVLVSSFYVFSAIYSPTNGSTSWLSSPPLSTAGRIRQHPQENVTFQSPVVPPPPRALPLPSPEEAEGKSLGKIWVSPPRDKKMPPLESFKLTKELFGERVKDNVIIVTFGNYAFMDFILTWVKHLTDLDISNLLVGAMDTKLLEALYWKGVPVFDMGSHMSTVDVGWGSPTFHKMGREKVILIDSVLPFGYELLMCDTDMVWLKNPLPYLARYPEADVLTSSDQVVPTVVDDSLDIWQQVGAAYNIGIFHWRPTEPAKKLAKEWKEMLLADDKVWDQNGFNEIVRKQLGPSVDGDSGLFYAYDGNLKVGILPASIFCSGHTYFVQAMYQQLRLEPYALHTTFQYAGTEGKRHRLREGMVFFDPPEYYDAPGGFISFKPSIPKSLLLDGKHTIESHFTLVNHQMKQIRSALAIASLLNRTLVMPPIWCRLDRLWFGHPGTLVGSMTRQPFICPLDHVFEVNIMLKELPEDEFGPGIGIREYSFLDNPALPKQVKESWLDVQLCQEGKEGCEASNITSPSGFLKFPKRSNEDTFKAIFSSFNDVKVIKFSSVEDAFTGFSDKGREERFRRRVKRYVGIWCCEENKTPGHIYYDMYWDEKPGWKPVPPQTPEEDHPPV